From Cupriavidus oxalaticus:
TAAGGAAGATATCGACACGATCATGCTGCGCGATCCCGCCGCGCGCAGCCGCCTGGAAATCCTGACCTGCTACCCCGGCCTGCACGCCGTGGTCTTCCACCGCTTTGCGCACGCGTGCTGGAACGGGGGCTTCCATTGGCTGGGACGCTGGATCTCGCACTGGTCGCGCTTCCTGACCGGCATCGAGATCCATCCGGCGGTGAGGCTGGGGCGCCGGGTGTTCATCGACCACGGCATGGGCGTGGTGATCGGCGAGACCGCCGAGATCGGCGACGACTGCACCATCTACCAGGGCGTGACGCTGGGCGGCACCTCGCTGTACAAGGGCCAGAAGCGGCATCCGACGCTGGGCGCCAACGTGGTGGTGAGCGCGGGCGCCAAGGTGCTGGGCGGCTTCGTGGTGGGCGACGGCGCGCGCGTGGGCTCCAACGCCGTGGTGCTCAAGCCGGTGCCGCCGGGCGCAACCGCGGTGGGCGTGCCGGCGCGCATCATCCTGCCCGATGCGCCGGCGGCGCAGCAGGGCGCCAAGCAGGAGTTCTCGGCCTATGGCATCACGCCGAACGCCGACGACCCGGTGTCGCTGGCGCTCAAGAGCCTGATCGACAATGCCGCGCGCCAGCACGAGCGCATCGAGGCCGTGCTGGCCGCGCTGGACCGGCTGGGCGAGCACCTGGAGAACACGCCGAACGACCGCTTCGATGCGAGCGAGTTGCGCAAGCTGATGAAGTAGGGAAAGAGGGCGGCCGGCAACGGCCGCTTTTTTTTCGCGCGATCTTGCGCGATCTCAGTCGGTCTGCGGCAGCAATCGGAAACCGCCGCCGTCGAGCTGCAGCACGGCGGCGCGCGGATGGCGCCCGTCCAGGTCCCAGTCGGTCAGCACCCAGCGCACGCCCGCGGCGTGTTCGTGGCGCGCCGGGCGATGGGTGTGGCCATGCACCATCAGCCTGGTCCCGGCCATGCCGAAGAGTTCGGCCGCGGCAGTGGGCGTCACGTCGCCGTAGACCATCGGTACGCCGTTGCCCTCGGCGGCCTGCCGCGCGCGGTTGCCTTCGCTGTCCGCACGCAGCTTGCGCGCGATCCCCAGGCGCGTACGCAGCGGCAGCGCCAGGAACAGCCGCTGCACCCAGCCCTTGCGGGTCCAGCGGCGGAAGCGGTTGTAGCGCTCGTCGTCGATGCACAGCATGTCGCCGTGGCTGAGCACCACGCGCTGGCCGGCGCAATCGATCACCGTGGGATCGGGCAGCAACTGCGCGCCTGCGGCGGCGGCAAAGCGCGTGCCCAGCAGGAAGTCGCGGTTGCCATGCATCAGGTACACGGCAACGCCGCGCGCGGCCAGCGCGCGCAGGGCACCGGCCACGCGTTGTGCGAACGGCGAGTCGGTTTCCTCGTCGCCAATCCAGAATTCAAAGAAATCGCCCAGGATAAACAGCGTGCGCGCGTCGTGCGCGGCGCGCTCGAGCGTGCGCTCGAAGGCTGCCAGCGTACGTGGCATGCCGGGCGTGAGATGCAGGTCTGAAATGAACCACGCCGGCGCCTGTACCTCGAGGGGACCGGCCACCGGCGTGCGGGGGATTGCGGTCATGCGCGGGGCCGGGAGGGAAGTGCCGGCCGGGCCGGGTGCACGTAACCGCAATCAGGGTGCATGGCTTGCTCGACGCTTGGTCGACGATTTAGTCGACAATTACTCGACGACGGTGGCCTTCTCGATCACCACGTCTTCCAGCGGCACGTCCTGGTGGAAGCCCGAGCTGCCGGTGCGCACGCCCTTGATCTGGTCGACCACGTCGGTGCCTTCCACTACCTTGCCGAACACGGCGTAGCCGAAGCCCTGCGGCGTCGGCGAGGTGAAGTTCAGGAAGTCGTTGTCGACCACGTTGATGAAGAACTGAGCGGTGGCCGAGTGGGGCGCGTTGGTGCGTGCCATGGCCACGGTGTAGCGGTCGTTCTTCAGGCCATTGCCGGCTTCGTTCTCGATCGGCGCGTCGGTGCCCTTTTGCTTCATGCCGGGCTCGAAACCGCCACCCTGGATCATGAAGTTCTTGATCACGCGGTGGAAGATGGTGTTGTCATAGTGGCCCTTGCGGACATACGACAGGAAGTTTTCGACCGATTTCGGCGCCTTCTCGGCGTCGAGTTCGATGGTGATGACACCCTGGTTGGTTTGAAGCTGGACCTTGGACATGGTTTCCTCTGTTCGGTGTGTTATTTGACGACAGTGGCCGACTCGATCACGATCGGCGAGGCCGGCACATTGCGCATGGGGCCGTAGGCCGTGGTCGGCACGCTCTTGATCTTGTCGATCGTGTCCATGCCTTCCACCACCTTGCCGAAGACTGCGTAGCCGTTGCCGTCCGGCTGCGGGTAGTCGAGATTCGGATTATCCACCACATTGACGAAGAACTGCGCGGTGGCCGAGTCGGGGTTGCTGGTACGCGCCATGGCCAGCGTGCCGGCCTTGTTCTTCAGGCCGCCGCGGGCTTCCAGCGGGATCGGCGCGCGCGTGGGCTTTTCCTTCATGTCGCGGTCGAAGCCGCCGCCCTGCACCATGAAGCCGTTGATCACGCGATGGAAGATGGTGCCGCTATAGAAGCCGCTCTTTACATATTCCAGGAAGTTGGCCACGGTCTTGGGCGCGACGTCCGGGTACAGTTCGACCGTGAACTTGCCGGCGCTGGTGACGAACTGGACGCGCTCGGCGGCCTTCTGCTGCGCCAGCGCGCTGAACGACGACAACGCGAGCGCGCCTGCGGTCAGTGCGGCCAGGGCGATGCGACGGGAACGGATCATGGGTGGAACTCCGGTGAGTCGGGATGCAAACGGCCCGGACGCCATTGCGCCCGGACATTCTTGGCAGGGGCGTCAGTTGGCTGCCGGGGCGCTGGCCGGGGCCGCGCGCTGTGCCGGAGCCGGCTTGCGGTTGCCGGACGGCACGCCCGCGGTCCCGGTCGTGCCCGTCGCCGCGGGCGTGCCGGTGGCTGCCTCCGGGCGCAACTGGCGCAGCCCGGCGCTGGCACGGGTATCGGCCGGATTGCGGCGCAGCGCCTCCGCATAGGCCTGCTCGGCCAGGCGGCGGTAGACGTCGCCCAGATTGGTGTAGGCGATGGCAAAGGCCGGCTTGACCTCGGTGGCCAGCAGCAGTTCGGCCTCGGCGCGCTTCAGGTCGCCGCGCTTGGCATAGAGCAGCGCCAGGTTGTTGTGCGGCTCGGGCAATTCGGGGAAGTCCGCCGCCATTTCCGTGAAGGCCTGGATGGCGGCGTCCTCGCGCCCGGACTGCGCCAGCGCCCAGGCGCGCTGGAACCGTGCCTGCGCGTTGCGCGGATTGGCCGCGATCACGCGGTCGAAGCCCTTGATGGCGTCGTCATAGCGGCGCGCGTTGGCGGCCTGCTGGGCCTGGGTCATGCCGGGGTCGGTCGAGCGGATGCCGTCCAGCGGCGACGTGGGCGCGGGCAGCGACAGCGGTCCCTGCTGGGCCTGCGCGGGCCCGGCCAGCGCCGCGGCCAGGGCCAGGGCAGCCGTGGCGGCCAATGCGGGACGCGGGCGGAGCGCGGCGGCGAGCGCGGCGGTAGGCGAGGAGGGCAGCAGCAGGCTCATTGAAGACAGGTCCGTTATACTCCGCGGCATTCTAGCAAAGCGGCACGGCCGGCACTAAAGCCATGGTCCGGGCAAGCGTCGGCAAGCGCGGGCGGCCGCGGCAAATCCCCGGCGCGCGGTCTACCGGCACATCGCCTTCCGGTAAGATATGGGGCGCGGCGGAATTGCGCCAGTGGCGCCAGTGCCGCCTCCCCCGACCATTCACTTCGTTTCATGCAGCCTCTGAACATCTACAACACGCTCGCGCGTGAGAAGCAGCCATTCGTGCCCATCGAACCCGGCAAAGTCCGCATGTATGTCTGCGGCATGACGGTGTACGACTACTGCCACGTCGGCCACGCGCGCGTGATGGTGGTGTTCGACATGGTGCATCGCTGGCTGCGTGCCGCCGGCTACGAGGTGACATATGTGCAGAACATCACGGATATCGACGACAAGATCATCCGCCGCGCCGCCGAGAATGGCGAGACCATCGGCGCGCTGACCACGCGCTTCATCCAGTACATGCACGAAGACGCCGCCGCGCTGGGCGTGATCCGTCCCGACCACGAGCCGCGCGCGACCGACTACGTGCCGCAGATGCTCGACATGATCGGCAAGCTGGAAGCGAAGGGCCTGGCCTACCAGGCCAGCGATGGCGACGTGAACTACTCGGTGCGCAAGTTCGACGGCTATGGCAAGTTGTCCGGCAAGTCGCTGGAAGACCTGCGCGCGGGCGAGCGCGTCAGTGCCAACGACGCCAAGCAGGACCCGCTCGACTTCGTATTGTGGAAATCCGCCAAGGCCAGCGAGCCGCCCGAGACCAAGTGGGAGTCGAAGTGGGGCAGCGGCCGGCCGGGCTGGCACATTGAATGCTCTGCCATGAGCTGCGCGCTGCTGGGCGAGCATTTCGACATCCATGGCGGCGGGGCGGATTTGCAGTTCCCGCACCATGAGAACGAGATCGCGCAATCGGAAGGGGCCAGCGGCAAGCCGTTCGTCAACATGTGGATGCACAACGGTTTCG
This genomic window contains:
- a CDS encoding tetratricopeptide repeat protein, with product MSLLLPSSPTAALAAALRPRPALAATAALALAAALAGPAQAQQGPLSLPAPTSPLDGIRSTDPGMTQAQQAANARRYDDAIKGFDRVIAANPRNAQARFQRAWALAQSGREDAAIQAFTEMAADFPELPEPHNNLALLYAKRGDLKRAEAELLLATEVKPAFAIAYTNLGDVYRRLAEQAYAEALRRNPADTRASAGLRQLRPEAATGTPAATGTTGTAGVPSGNRKPAPAQRAAPASAPAAN
- the cysS gene encoding cysteine--tRNA ligase, which produces MQPLNIYNTLAREKQPFVPIEPGKVRMYVCGMTVYDYCHVGHARVMVVFDMVHRWLRAAGYEVTYVQNITDIDDKIIRRAAENGETIGALTTRFIQYMHEDAAALGVIRPDHEPRATDYVPQMLDMIGKLEAKGLAYQASDGDVNYSVRKFDGYGKLSGKSLEDLRAGERVSANDAKQDPLDFVLWKSAKASEPPETKWESKWGSGRPGWHIECSAMSCALLGEHFDIHGGGADLQFPHHENEIAQSEGASGKPFVNMWMHNGFVRINDEKMSKSLGNFFTIREVLKAYDAEVVRFFILRAHYRSPLNYSDAHLDDARHALTRLYTALKDTQPGGCAVDWEEPHAKRFAEAMGDDFNTPIAMSVLFDLASEINRTGSTSAARQLKALAGTLGLLERDPHTFLQGGKSADGPSAEEIEASIAARKAAKAERNFAEADRIRAELLAAGIVLEDKPGGATEWRRA
- the cysE gene encoding serine O-acetyltransferase produces the protein MFSRLKEDIDTIMLRDPAARSRLEILTCYPGLHAVVFHRFAHACWNGGFHWLGRWISHWSRFLTGIEIHPAVRLGRRVFIDHGMGVVIGETAEIGDDCTIYQGVTLGGTSLYKGQKRHPTLGANVVVSAGAKVLGGFVVGDGARVGSNAVVLKPVPPGATAVGVPARIILPDAPAAQQGAKQEFSAYGITPNADDPVSLALKSLIDNAARQHERIEAVLAALDRLGEHLENTPNDRFDASELRKLMK
- a CDS encoding peptidylprolyl isomerase, whose protein sequence is MIRSRRIALAALTAGALALSSFSALAQQKAAERVQFVTSAGKFTVELYPDVAPKTVANFLEYVKSGFYSGTIFHRVINGFMVQGGGFDRDMKEKPTRAPIPLEARGGLKNKAGTLAMARTSNPDSATAQFFVNVVDNPNLDYPQPDGNGYAVFGKVVEGMDTIDKIKSVPTTAYGPMRNVPASPIVIESATVVK
- a CDS encoding peptidylprolyl isomerase, whose amino-acid sequence is MSKVQLQTNQGVITIELDAEKAPKSVENFLSYVRKGHYDNTIFHRVIKNFMIQGGGFEPGMKQKGTDAPIENEAGNGLKNDRYTVAMARTNAPHSATAQFFINVVDNDFLNFTSPTPQGFGYAVFGKVVEGTDVVDQIKGVRTGSSGFHQDVPLEDVVIEKATVVE
- a CDS encoding UDP-2,3-diacylglucosamine diphosphatase, yielding MTAIPRTPVAGPLEVQAPAWFISDLHLTPGMPRTLAAFERTLERAAHDARTLFILGDFFEFWIGDEETDSPFAQRVAGALRALAARGVAVYLMHGNRDFLLGTRFAAAAGAQLLPDPTVIDCAGQRVVLSHGDMLCIDDERYNRFRRWTRKGWVQRLFLALPLRTRLGIARKLRADSEGNRARQAAEGNGVPMVYGDVTPTAAAELFGMAGTRLMVHGHTHRPARHEHAAGVRWVLTDWDLDGRHPRAAVLQLDGGGFRLLPQTD